Within Vannielia litorea, the genomic segment ACGGCGGCGGCGAGGCGGTGGAGGATGCCGAGCTGGTCGGCGTCCATCACGAACTTCTCGTAGCTGCTGACCAGGCCGCCCTCGAGCCAGCCGCAGGCGTGCAGCATGAAGTTGACGCCCGAGAGCAGGCCCATGTTCAGCGAGTTGGCGCTCTCGTAGCCGGCCTGCGCATCGGGCAGCTTGGAGCCGCAGAAGGCACCGGCGGAGCGGAACGGCAGGCCCATGCGGCGGGCGAGCTGGCCCGCGCCGTAGGTCACCTGGCTGGCCTCGGGGGTGCCGAAGGTGGGGGCGCCCGAGTTCATGTCGATCGAGGTGACGAAGGCGCCGAAGATCACCGGCGCGCCCGGCCGGATCAGCTGGGAGTAGGCCACGCCGGCCATGACCTCGGCCAGCACCTGGGTCAGCGTGCCCGCGACCGAGACCGGCGCCATCGCGCCGCCGACGATGAAGGGCGAGATGATGCAGGCCTGGCCGGCCTCGGCATAGGCCTCGAGCGCGCCCATCATCACCGAATCGAAGGTGAGCGGCGAGTTGATGTTGATGAGCGAGGTCATCGCGCAGCGCCCGTTCAGCCCCCCGTCGACGCCCTTGAAGAGGATCTCGGTCATGGCGACCGAATCCTCGGCCCGGCTCGGCTCGGTGACGGAGCCCATGAAGGGTTTGTCGCTGAGGGTCATGTGGGCCATCAGCATGTCGAGATGGCGCTTGGCGACGGGGATGTCGGTGGGCTCGCAGACGGTGCCGCCGGAGTGGTGCAGCCACTTGGACATGTAGCCCAGCTTCACGAAGTTGTTGAAGTCGGCCATCGTGGCGTAGCGGCGGCCGCCGGAGTTGTCGCGCACGAAGGGGGGCCCGTAGACCGGGGCGAGCACCAGGTTCTTGCCGCCGATCTCGACGTTGCGCTCGGGGTTGCGGGCGATCTGGGTGAACTGCGCGGGCGCGGTGGCGCAGAGCTTGCGGGCCAGCCCGCGCGGGATATGCACGCGCTCGCCCTCGACGGTGGCGCCGGCCTCCTTCCAGAGCTTCAGCGCGCGCGGGTTCTCGACGAAGGCAACGCCGATCTCCTCGAGCACCGTTTCGGCATTGGCCTCGATGATCTCGAGCGCCTCCTCGTTCAGGATGTCGAGGTTGGGGATGCCGCGGGTGATGAACCTTGCCGCCTCGATCCGCATGCCGGTGCGCTCGGCCCGCCGTGCCGCCCCGCCGCCAGACCGGGCCCGCCGCCCTGCAACTGCCTCGACCATCCCGCGATTCCTTTCCCTCAAGGTCTTCTGGCCTCTCCTATCGCGTTCCGCGCGGCCTGCGAGGCCGGATTGCGCCGCCTCGGGGGGAAAAGCGACATGCGGCACAGTGCTTTGACCGAACCGGCGGGAGGGTGCAGAATGGGACGACACCGCGGAGGGAGGCCGCCATGGCACAGTCTGCCAGCCCGAGGCGCGGGACCGAGGACCGGCTGACGCTGACTTCCTCGGAGATCACCGCGCTCGCGCATCTGTATCGCGGCGAGGTTTATCGCAGCACGATCTGGCGCACCCGGCTCGACACGACGACCAACTGGGCGGTGGTGACGCTGGGGGTGGCGCTGTCGATCTCGTTTTCCTCGCCAGGCGCCTCGCCCCTACCGCTGGTGCTGGTGGGCGTGCTCATCATGCTCTTCCTGATGCTGGAGGCGCGGCGCTACCGTTACTTCAACGTCTGGCGGGCGCGGGCGCGCTGGATGGAGACGCATTTCTACGCTCCGATGCTGCATGACGGCGACCTGCACATGGAAGACGGCTGGCAGAAGGTACTGAGCGAGGATTATCTGCGCCCGCATTACCACGTGAGCTTCTGGGTGGCGCTGGGGCGGCGGATCCGGCGCAACTACCTGTGGATCCTGATGATCCAGAGCCTCGCCTATGCCGGAAAGATCGCGGTGCATCCCAATGCGGTGGAAGGCTGGGCCCAGGCGGTGACCCGGGCCGACGTGGGGCCTCTGCCCGGCGAGGTGGTGATCGGGGTGGGCCTGGCCTACGTGCTGTCGTGGAGCGCCATCGCCTATTGGAGCTACCGGCATGACGCGGCGCTGGCGCGGAAACGGGGCGAGAAGAGCTCGAGCTCGATGGGGTGAGCCGGCGGTGCGGCAAGAGGCGCATGGCGCCCCCTGCCCCACCCGTGCTGCAAGGCCGAAGCGCCTCAGGCGGCTTCGCGGTTGAGGGTTTTCTCGGCCAGAGAGGTCAGATTGCGGTCGGCGTCATACTCCTGGTCGAGGTTGGCCTGGAGCAGGTCGGCGACCTTGGCATCGAGATCGAGCGCCTTGGCCCAGGCGACCAGCGTGCCGTAGCGCGTGATCTCGTAGTGCTCCACCGCCTGGGCGGCTGCGATCATGCCGGCGTCTCGGGTGTCGCCGTCTTCGGCGTCTTCCATGATCTCCTTGCCCTCCTCGAGGATGCCGTCGATCGCCTCGCAGGTGACGCCCCGGGCCTTCAGGCCGAGGAGCTCGAAGACCTTCTCGAGGTTGTCGATCTGCTCCTCGGTCTCTTCGAGATGGTGCTCGAAGGCTTCGCGGAGCTGTTCGGACTCGGCCTTGCGGGCCATCTTGGGCAGCGTTTTGCGCACCTGCTTTTCGGCATAGTAGATGTCGCGCAGGAAATGGTTGAAGAGCGCGTCGAGCGATTTCATCGGGGTCTTCCTTTCTGGTCGGATGTCAGCCGGAGGGCGCCAATCGCCGCCCCGTTGCGTGGAGAACGCCGGACCAAGGCACTCCTGTTCCATCGCGTCGGGCGCTCGGCAGGAGTTTGCCGGGCCGGACGGGCCTTGCACCCCTCGGCGCAGCGCAATATTGCCATCTCATGAGCACCATCCATCCCGAGCGCCACCACGAGCGCCTTCTCATCATCGACTTCGGCTCCCAGGTGACGCAGCTCATCGCGCGGCGGCTGCGCGAGCTGAAGGTCTATTGCGAGATCCACCCGTTCAACACCGTGGATGACGCCTTCCTGGCCGAGTTCGCCCCCAAGGCGGTGATCTTTTCGGGCGGGCCCGACTCGGTGACCCGCGCGGGCTCGCCGCGGCCGCCGGCCTCCGTTTACGAGCTTGGCGTGCCGATCCTGGGCATCTGCTACGGCCAGCAGGCGATGATGGAAGACCTGGGCGGCAAGGTGCATGGCGGCAAGATCTCGGGCGGCGGCGGCACGGCGGAGTTCGGCCGGGCGCGGGTGACCCCGAGCGAGGCACGGATCGGGCTGCTGGAAGGCTGGTTTCTCGACGGGCCGGAGCAGGTGTGGATGAGCCACGGCGACCACGTGGCGAGGCTCGCGCCGGGCTTCGAGGTCTATGGAACCTCGCCCAATGCGCCCTATGCGATCACCGCCGACCTCGAGCGCCACTTCTATGCCGTGCAGTTCCACCCCGAGGTGCACCACACGCCCAACGGCGCGACGCTCTACCAGAACTTTGTGCGCCTCGCGGGTTTTGCCGGCGACTGGACGATGGGCGCCTACCGGGAGGAGGCGATTGCCAAGATCCGCGAGCAGGTCGGCGATGCGAAGGTGATCTGCGCGCTCTCGGGCGGGGTCGATTCCTCCGTTGCGGCCGTGCTGATCCACGAGGCGATCGGCGAGCAGCTGACCTGCGTCTTTGTCGACCACGGGCTGATGCGCAAGGACGAGGCGCAGGAGGTCGTGGGGATGTTCCGCGAGCATTACAACCTGCCGCTCATCCACGCCGACGAGGCGGAGCTGTTTCTGGGTGAGCTTGACGGCGTAAGTGACCCGGAAACCAAGAGAAAGATCATCGGCAAGCTCTTCATCGACGTGTTCCAGAAGCACGCCGACGAGATCGAGGGCGTGAAGTTCCTGGCGCAGGGCACGCTCTATCCGGACGTGATCGAGAGCGTTTCGTTCAGCGGCGGGCCGAGCGTGACGATCAAGAGCCACCACAACGTGGGCGGCCTGCCCGAGAAGATGGGGCTGAAGCTGGTGGAGCCGCTGCGCGAGCTCTTCAAGGACGAGGTGCGCGCGCTGGGCCGCGAGCTTGGGCTGCCGGCGAGCTTCATCGGGCGCCACCCCTTCCCCGGCCCGGGCCTTGCGATCCGCTGCCCCGGCGAGATCACGCCCGAGAAGCTGGCGATCCTGCGGGAGGCCGATGCCGTCTACATCGACCAGATCCGCAAGCACGGGCTCTACGACGAGATCTGGCAGGCCTTCGTGGCGATCCTGCCGGTGCGCACCGTGGGGGTCATGGGCGACGGTCGGACCTATGACTACGCCTGCGCGCTCCGGGCGGTGACCAGCGTCGACGGGATGACGGCGGATTACTACCCCTTCACCCACGAGTTTCTCGGCGAGACCGCCACCCGGATCATCAACGAGGTGCCGGGCATCAACCGCGTGACCTACGACATCACCTCCAAGCCTCCCGGCACGATCGAGTGGGAGTGAGCGGCGGCACAACCGAGAACGCGGCACCGGGCACGGCGCTCAACATCGCCTACATGTGCGATCGCAACTACCTGCCGCTCACCCTTGTCTCGCTTCATTCGCTGTTGCGGCACAGTGCCCGCCCGATGCGGGTGACGCTGTTTCTCTCCGATGAGGCTCCCGAGGCTGACGGCTGGGTCGGGGATTTGGGTGCGAGGTTTCCGCATGCCGAAGTTTCGTGGCGGCCCATCGCTCCGCCGGTGGCGCGGGAAGGCTTTGTCAGCAACCTTCCGATGGCGTCCTACCTGCGGCTGCGGCTGCCCGAGTTCTTCGACTGCCGGACGATCTACCTCGACGGCGATACGCTCGTTCGCGGCGACGTAGGGGAGTTGCACGATGCGGACCTTGGGCCCTATGCGGTTGCAGGCGTTCGGGATATCGTTCTCCTGCGGGCCTGGAACCGGCAGCGGCGCCGCCTGCCCTTCGGCCCCAAACCGAATTACACCGACGCCGAAGCGCGACGAATGAAGTCCATCGTTGACCTCCAGAACTACATCAATACCGGGGTCATGGTGCTCGGACTCGAGCGTCCGGAGGCGCGCACCGAACTTCAAGCTCTGAACGACCTCGAAGCGGCAATGGACTTCAAGCAGGCCAACAACACCACCTATGCGGATCAGGACTGGATCAATCACCGCCTTGGACGGCGGAAGAGTTTCCTGCCTTTCGCGTGGAACGTTCTGGGCACGACCATCCCGCGCACGGTGAAGTATCTGCCGCGGAAATACCGCGCCGAGGTCGCCGCCGCGAGGAAGGCGCCGAAGCTGCTGCATTTTACCTGGCGGTCAAAGCCGTACCTCCACCCTGCGCCTCCGGATGACCCGGACCAGGCGAACTGGTGGACATGGTTCCATGACGAGCGACGTGCGCTGGAAGAGGTGGTCGGGCCCGAAGTCGGATCGCAGCTGAAATATGGAGGCGGCGGCTAGGCGCCACGCGTCCCTCACGTCAGCCGCGCTTCTTCAAGATCCGCAGATCATGGATACCGGGCCTTGCACGCGGGTCTTCGCCGGGCGCGAAGAGCGCGTGTTTCTGGACTTTCTGGGTGCCGGTCACCGGGATCTCCTCGACGAAGAGGATCCAGCCGGGGGGCTTGTAGTAGGCCAGTTCGGCGAAGGCGGCGTCGAAGATGGCGCGGGCGGTCTCGGGGGTGGCGGGGTGGCCGGGCGCGAGCTTGATGGCGGCGAGCACCTCCTCCTCGCGGGTTTCGTCGGGGCATGGGACGACCGCCACGTTCGCCACCGCCGGATGGGTGAAGAGCACGTTTTCCACCTCGGCGGCGGCGATGTTCTCCCCTGCCCTGCGGATGATGTTTTTCTTGCGGTCGACGAACCTTATGACGCCCTCTTCATCCATCGTCACGGTGTCGCCGGTGTGAAACCAGCCGCCCGCCCAGGCCTCTTCGGTGGCCTCGGGCTTGTTGAGATAGCCCGAGAAGAAGCCGCGCCGGGGGGTGGCGGCGGAGTGGCGGATGACCATTTCGCCGGGGGTGCCGCGCGGGCACTCGCGCCCGTCGTCGCCCCAGACCTGCACCTCGAGATCGGCCCGCGCCCGGCCCATGGCGCGGGTGTTCGGGTGGCGGGGCTCCTCTTCCATCGACAGGATCCGGCACATCTCGGTCATGCCCCAGAGCTCGACCAGCGGGATGCCGAAGCGGGCCTCGAATCCGGTGTGCAGCGCGGGCTCCACCCCGGCACCGAAGCCGGCCCGAAGCGCGCCCAGCCTCTCCGGCCCGGCAGACTTGTCGGCCATCAGCACCGAGATCACCACGCCGAGGTAATGGAACACGGTCGCGCGGGTTTGGGCGCAGTCCTCCCAGAAGCGCGAGCCGGAAAAGCGCGGCGGCTGGATCAGCGTGCCGCCGGCCAGCATCACGCCGAGAAAGGTCAGCACCCCGGCGTTGACGTGGAAGGCGGGCAGCGGGTTGAAGACCCGGTCCTGCCCTGTCACCGCCATCGCCCCGCGGGGGCGCAGGTAGGACGCGCCCATCAACAGCTCGTAGTCATGGCTGAGGATGCAGCCCTTGGGGCGGCCGGTGGTGCCCGAGGTATAGAGCAGGCTCGCCTCCGTTTGGGGCGTGACGGGCGCACCGGAGGGGGCGGTTGGCGCGGGCGGAAGGACGAGGGTGCCGGTAAAGAGGCTGAAGAGCGGCGGGGCGCTCATCTCGGCGAGGGCGGCCTCCGCGAGGGCGGCGTGATCGGGCCCGGCGATGACGAGGGACGCGGCGGAATCGGAGAGCACATAGGCCAGTTCGCCGGGGCGGTAGTCGGGGTTGATCGGCACGAAGGAGATGCCGAGGCCGTTCATTGCCAGCTTCAGAACGTAATGCGCGGGGGTGGTGCCGAGGCAGACGGCGATGCGGTGGCCCGCCCCGTAGCCTGCGGCGGTGAGGGCCGTCCCCGCCGCCTCGACCGCCGTGGCGACGGCCGCGTAGCTGAGCGGCGCCGCGCCCGGGGCCAGCAGGAAATCGCCCTGCGGCGCGCGGGCGACGGCCTCGCGGAACACCTCGCCGATGGTGCGGCCTTCGATCCCGATCATCTGTCGTCCTCCCTCGCGGCAAACCTGCCCCGATCCGGGCGCCGCCACAACGGTGTGATGGCGGAAATCGGGCCGCTCCTGCCCCGGCCGGCGCAAATTGCATGACGGGCGCACATGGGGTTGACCTTGCCGCCACGCCGCCGCACCTTCCGCCCGTCGCAGCCGGGAGGAATGAGCATGGGACAGATCCGCGTCGAGGGCCGCCTCATCTGCGAGACCGAGGCGCAGGCCGAGATCGCCCGCACCCACCTGCCCGAGCATATCCGCCTGAGCCGCGCCGAGCCGGGCAACCTGCGGTTCGACATCACCCAGGGCGATGATCCGCTGGTCTGGCACCTGAGCGAGGCCTTCGAGAGCGCAGAGGCCTTTGCCGCGCACCAGGCCCGCACCAAGGACAGCACCTGGGGCGAGGTCTCGGCCGGGATCATCCGCGATTTCACCGTGACCGAGGACGAGGCGTGAGCCAATCGCCTGCGCCGGGCGAGATTGCGCCCGCCGGCGTGAACGCGCGGCCGCGCACGCCCGAGCGCCACGCCGTGCTGCCGGCGATGCTGTGGATGCTGGGGGCCATTGCTTCCTTTGCGATCATGGCGGTCGCCGGGCGCACGGCCTCGGGCGAGCTCGATACCTTCGAGATCATGACCTACCGCAGTTTCGTGGGCATCTTCATCGTGGTGGCCGTGGGGCTTGCCACGGGCCGGATGGGCCAGGTGACGACGCGCCAGCTGCATCTGCATTTCGCCCGCAACCTGTTTCACTTCGCCGGGCAGAACCTTTGGTTCTTCGCCATCGCAATGGCGCCGCTGGCGCAGGTCATCTCGATCGAGTTCACCTCGCCGATCTGGGTGATCCTGCTGGCGGCGCTGTTTCTCGGCGAGCGGTTCACGGTGATGAAGCTGGTCACGGCGCTGATGGGCTTTGCCGGCGTGCTGATCGTGGCGCGGCCGGATTTTGCCAACCTCGACCCGGGCCTGACGGCGGCAGCGGCGGCGGCGGTGGGCTTTGCCCTGACGGCCGTCTTCACCAAGATCCTGACCCGCCAGGCGAGCGTGCTGTGCATCCTCTTCTACATCACCACGATGCAGGCGGTCTTCGGGCTGATCTGCGGGTTCTGGGATGGCGAGATGGCCTGGCCCTCGTCCGAGCTCCTGCCCTTCGTGGGGCTCATCGGGGTGGCCGGGCTGACGGCGCACTCCTGCCTCACCCGCGCGCTCTCTCTGGCGCCGGCCTCGATCGTGATGCCGATGGACTTTTTGCGGCTGCCGCTGCTGGCCTTCGTCGGCATGGCCTTCTACGACGAGTCGCTCGACCTCTGGGTGGTGCTGGGGGCCGCGCTGATCCTGGCGGGCAACTTCATCAACCTGCGCGCGAACGCCAGATAGGGGTTTCCGCTGCGGCAAGAGGGCGGCGGGAGGGTAAATTTGCGACTTTCGCGCCACCAGAGCCGGGATTTGCGCTCTGACGCAGGGTAACAAATTGACGACAAATCACGGCCTGCTCACAGTTGCTTCAAATCTGAGATACTTCGGGGAGGAGACCGAGATGAAGACCACCACCGGCGCAGCCGCCGCCCTTCTTGCCACCACCACTCTGGCCCATGCGGGCGGGATCGAACGGGCGAACCAGTCCGTCGGGTTCCTCTTCGAGCAGGGAGGCTATACCGAGTTCTCGATCAGCCGGGTTAGCCCGAAGGTTTCGGGTGAAGTCGTCGCCGGCGCCCCGGGCCCCTTCGCAGGTGCCGCCGGAGCGGGAAGCGGTGACATGACAGGCGGCTATACCAGCGTTGGTCTTGCGGTGAAGTGGGACATGAGCGAGCGCCTGTCGTTCGGCATCCAGTACGAGCAGCCCTATGGGGCCGATGTCAGCTATGCGATGGGTACCGGCTACCCGTACGCAGGGTCAAATGCAGACCTGAACGTGGACGAGATCAAGGTTCTTGCGAAGTACAAACTCGACGAGAACTGGTCGGTTTATGGTGGTCTGAGGTTCCAAAACGTGGGCGGCAACGTTGATGTCGTCGTGCCTGCGCTGAGCTTGGACTACTCACTATCGGTGGAACGCAGCACTGAGCTCGGGTACCTCGTTGGTGTGGCCTACGAGAAGCCCGAAATCGCCATGCGGATCGCTCTGACTTACAACTCGGCGATTACCCACAAGTTTAACGCCACCGAATTCGGCGGAGCCAGCACCGAATTCGAAACCGAATTCCCCCAATCTATCAATCTGGAGGCGCAGTCCGGGATCGCCGAAGGCACCTTGGTGCTGGCCTCTATCCGTTGGGTAAACTGGTCGGCGTTCGACATCTCGCCAACGGCCTATGGCAGCTTGCCCGGTAACCCCTCGCTGGTTGACTATGAAAACGACGTGATCACCTACACGGTCGGTGTTGCCCGTCGTTTCACCGACAACTTCGCGGGCATTGCAACGATCAGCTACGAGAAGTCCGAAGGCGGCTTCGTGGGTAACCTCGGCCCGACCGACGGTCGCACGTCGATCGGTTTGGCTGGCCGCTACGATGTTGGCAATGCCACTATCACCGGTGGTGTCAACTACAGCTGGCTCGGCGACGCCGAGACGGAAGCGCCTGTTTTTGGCGGCACCCTGTCGGAGTTCAAGGACAACACCGCGCTCGCCGTCGGTCTGCGCATCGGATACCACTTCTGACCGCCAGGCGCGGAACAGAGGGACAGGGGGAGGCCTCGGCGGGTGCCGGGGCCTTCTTCGTTTTGGAGCAGGTTCCGGGTCGCGGCGGGGTGCGGGGCGGGGTAGATCGGGGGGCATGAGCCAATCGACCGACATTCCTGCCCGCGCCTGGGGCGAGTTGCTGCTTCTGGGCGGGATCTGGGGCGCCTCCTTCCTGTCGGTCGCGGTGGCCCTGCGGGAGGTCTCGGTGCTTTCGACCGTGTGCCACCGGGTCGGCTGGGCTGCGTTGGTGCTCTGGCTGGTGGTCTGGCTGCGCGGCGAGGCGGTGCCGCGGGGCTGGCGGGTCTGGGGCATCCTTGCGGTCATGGGGCTCTTGAACAACGTGCTGCCCTTCACCCTGCTCTCCTGGGGCCAGCTCAGCATCGAGAGTGGCCTCACCTCGATTCTCAACGCCTTCACCGCCGTGGCGGGCGTGCTGGTGGCGGCGATGGTCTTTGCCGACGAGCGGCTCACGGCGCGGCGGCTCACCGGTGTGCTGCTGGGCTTTGCCGGGGTGGCGATCACGGTGGGGCCGGCGGTGCTGCAGGGGCTGTCGCTGCGCTCTCTGGCGCAGATCGCGGTGATCGGGGCGACGCTCTGCTACGCCTTCGCCGGGGCCTGGGCGCGGGCGCGGCTCAGGGGGCTTTCGCCGGTGGCGGCCTCGGCGGGGATGCTCACCTGCGCGGCGCTCATCCTGATTCCGCTCACCCTGGTGGTGGAGGGTGGCATCGACATGCCCACCAGCCTTCAGGGGGCCGCGGCGCTGGGCTATATCGCGGTGATCGCCACCGCCATCGCTTACCTGCTCTACTACCGGGTGCTGGCCATGGCGGGCTCGGGCAACCTGATGCTGGTGACGCTGCTGGTGGCCCCCGTGGCCATCCTGCTTGGGGCCGTGGTGCTGGGCGAGACCCTGACGCCGCGGGCCTATGCAGGCTTTGCCCTGCTGGCCGCCGGGCTCGTGGTGCTCGACGGGCGCATCTGGCGCCGCCTGCGGGGCGTGCCTGCCTGATTCTGCTAGACCACCACCGCCCACCCGCGTTACCCCTCCGCGGACGAATGAGGGATGCCATGATCTACGCCGATGCCGCCGAATGGACCGCCGCCGAGAAGAAGCGCGTGCTGCTCTTCGGCATGTCGGGCCTCGGCAAGACCCACCTCAGCCAGCTTCTGCGCGACAGCGGCCAGTGGTTTCACTACTCGATAGATTACCGCATCGGCACCCGCTACATGGGCGAGCGGATCGCCGACAACGCCAAGCGCGAGGCGATGAAGGTGCCGTTCCTGCGCGAGCTTCTGATGACCGACAGCATCTTCATCGGCTCCAACATCACCTTCAACAATCTCTCGCCGGTCTCGACCTATCTCGGCAAGCCGGGCAGCGCGGCCAAGGGCGGGATGGCGATGGAGGAGTACCGCAAGCGCCAGGGCCAGTTCCGCGACGCCGAAGAGAAGGCGCTGATGGACACGGGCTACTTCATCGAACGCGCCGAGGCGCTCTACGGCTACCCGCATTTCATCTGCGACACCGGCGGGTCGATCTGCGAGTGGGTGGACCCGGAGGACCGGGCCGATCCGCTGCTGAGCGAAGTCAGCCGCCAATGCCTGATGGTCTGGATCGAGGGCAGCGAGGCGCATACCGCCGAGCTGATCCGCCGCTTCGACAAGGCGCCCAAGCCGATGAGCTACCGGCCCGACTTCCTGGAGCGGGTCTGGGGGGAATACCTGAACGAAAACAACCTCAAGGAGGCTGACGTTGATCCGGATGCCTTCATCCGCTTCACCTATGCCAGGGCGCTCGCCCACCGCCAGCCGCTCTACGAGGCCATGGCCCGCAACTGGGGCGTCAGCATCACCGCCGACGAGGCCAAGGCCGTGGCCTCCGAGGCCGACTTCAACGCGCTCATCGCCCGCGCCCTTGAGCGGCGGACCGGGTAGACGAGGCCGGCACCGGCCAACCGGCGCAGGTCGCGCCGCCCCTCAGAAGGAGACATCCAGGATGCGGCAGCTCATTTCGAACGGAAACCCGATGGAAGAGATCGTGGGCTTCAGCCGCGCGGTGCGCGTCGGGCCCTATATCTCGGTAGGCGGCACCGCCCCCGTCGATGCCGAGGGCAAGACCGTGGGCCCTGGCGATGTCTTTGCCCAGACCACCCGATGCTTCGAGATCATCAAGGCGGCGTTGGAGCAGGCGGGATCGGGGCTTCACGACATCGTCCGGACGCGGGTGATCCTCACCGATATCGAGACTTGGCGGGAGGCGATCGAGGCGCGCAAGGCCTTTTGCCTCGAGGCCCGGCCGGTTGACACGATCATGGCGGTGACGCGCTTCGTAAACCCCGAGTGGCTCGTGGAGATCGAGGTTGATGCCGTCGTCGCCGAGGCCGTATAGCGCTTGACCTGAGCCGCCAGGCCGCCAGATAGAGACCATCCTTTCCAGACACTTCCGGGACCAAAGACAATGCCCATCACCCTGCCCTCCGACCTTCCTGCCTATGCCGTGCTCGAGCGCGAGGGCGTGATGGTCATGGGCGAGGGCCGGGCCGAGCATCAGGACATCCGGCCCATCCGCATCGGGCTGCTCAACCTGATGCCCAAGAAGATCCAGACCGAGACCCAGTTTGCCCGGCTGATCGGCGCGACGCCGCTGCAGATCGACTTTCAGCTGATCCGGATGAGCGAGCACGAGACCAGGAACACCGCCGCCGAGCACATGGAGGCCTTCTACCGGCCGTTCACGGAGGTGGAGGCCAGCGGCGAGAAGTTCGACGGGCTCATCATCACCGGCGCGCCGATCGAGCACCTGCCCTTCGAGGAGGTGACCTACTGGCCCGAGTTGCAGCGGGTGATGGACTGGACCCAGAGCCACGTGCACTCGACCTTCGGCGTCTGCTGGGGCGGGATGGCGATGATCAACCATTTCCACGGCGTGCCGAAGCACCTGCTGGAGCAGAAGCTCTTCGGGTGCCTGCGCCACCAGAACCTTGCCCCCGCCTCGCCCTACTTGCGCGGCTTCTCCGATGACGTGCTGATCCCGGTCAGCCGCTGGACCGAGATGAAGGCAGGTGAGGTGGAGGCCGCGGGGCTGAACATCCTGATTGGCTCCGACGAGGCCGGGCCCTGCCTGGTGGAAGACACCGCGCATCGGGCGCTCTACATCTTCAACCACTTCGAATACGACAGCGGCACGCTGAAGGAAGAGTACGACCGCGACGTGGCCGCGGGGACGCCGATCAACGTGCCGGTGAACTACTACCCCGATGACGACCCGACGCAGAAGCCGCAGAACCGCTGGCGCTCCCATGCCCACCTGCTCTACGGCAACTGGATCAACGAGATCTACCAGTCGACGCCCTTCGAGCTGGAGAAGATCGGCACCGATCCGACGCCGTGATGAAACCATCCCGTGCCGCCCCGCGTAACCTCCGGGTAGAGCAAGCATGCGGGAGCGCTCCGGAATGATGATCAAGGCGATACTGGCGCTTGCCGGCCTCGCCGCCGTGGTGGCGGTGCTGGCGAGTTGCACCGCAAGCCAGGAGCGCAGTGCCGAGGCCGCCTATCCGCCGGTCGGGCCGGTGGTGGAGGTGGCGGGCCGCAAGGTGCACTACGTGGAGGCCGGGCAAGGGCCGGTGGTGATCCTGATCCATGGCGCGGGCGGAAACCTGCGGGATTTCACCTTTCGCATGGTCGATGCGCTCGACGGGCGCTACCGGGTGATCGCCGTCGACCGGCCCGGGCTGGGACATTCGGAGGCGATCGCGGGCGGCGGGACACCACAGCAGCAGGCGGCCATTCTCGACGCGCTGGCGGCACGGCTGGGCGTGCGCCGCGCGGTGATCGTGGGGCACAGCTACGGCGGCGCGGTGGCGATGGCCTGGGCGGTGGAGCACCCCGAGCGGGTGGCGGC encodes:
- a CDS encoding ATPase, encoding MIYADAAEWTAAEKKRVLLFGMSGLGKTHLSQLLRDSGQWFHYSIDYRIGTRYMGERIADNAKREAMKVPFLRELLMTDSIFIGSNITFNNLSPVSTYLGKPGSAAKGGMAMEEYRKRQGQFRDAEEKALMDTGYFIERAEALYGYPHFICDTGGSICEWVDPEDRADPLLSEVSRQCLMVWIEGSEAHTAELIRRFDKAPKPMSYRPDFLERVWGEYLNENNLKEADVDPDAFIRFTYARALAHRQPLYEAMARNWGVSITADEAKAVASEADFNALIARALERRTG
- a CDS encoding AMP-binding protein, producing the protein MIGIEGRTIGEVFREAVARAPQGDFLLAPGAAPLSYAAVATAVEAAGTALTAAGYGAGHRIAVCLGTTPAHYVLKLAMNGLGISFVPINPDYRPGELAYVLSDSAASLVIAGPDHAALAEAALAEMSAPPLFSLFTGTLVLPPAPTAPSGAPVTPQTEASLLYTSGTTGRPKGCILSHDYELLMGASYLRPRGAMAVTGQDRVFNPLPAFHVNAGVLTFLGVMLAGGTLIQPPRFSGSRFWEDCAQTRATVFHYLGVVISVLMADKSAGPERLGALRAGFGAGVEPALHTGFEARFGIPLVELWGMTEMCRILSMEEEPRHPNTRAMGRARADLEVQVWGDDGRECPRGTPGEMVIRHSAATPRRGFFSGYLNKPEATEEAWAGGWFHTGDTVTMDEEGVIRFVDRKKNIIRRAGENIAAAEVENVLFTHPAVANVAVVPCPDETREEEVLAAIKLAPGHPATPETARAIFDAAFAELAYYKPPGWILFVEEIPVTGTQKVQKHALFAPGEDPRARPGIHDLRILKKRG
- a CDS encoding putative quinol monooxygenase; translated protein: MGQIRVEGRLICETEAQAEIARTHLPEHIRLSRAEPGNLRFDITQGDDPLVWHLSEAFESAEAFAAHQARTKDSTWGEVSAGIIRDFTVTEDEA
- a CDS encoding OmpP1/FadL family transporter, whose translation is MKTTTGAAAALLATTTLAHAGGIERANQSVGFLFEQGGYTEFSISRVSPKVSGEVVAGAPGPFAGAAGAGSGDMTGGYTSVGLAVKWDMSERLSFGIQYEQPYGADVSYAMGTGYPYAGSNADLNVDEIKVLAKYKLDENWSVYGGLRFQNVGGNVDVVVPALSLDYSLSVERSTELGYLVGVAYEKPEIAMRIALTYNSAITHKFNATEFGGASTEFETEFPQSINLEAQSGIAEGTLVLASIRWVNWSAFDISPTAYGSLPGNPSLVDYENDVITYTVGVARRFTDNFAGIATISYEKSEGGFVGNLGPTDGRTSIGLAGRYDVGNATITGGVNYSWLGDAETEAPVFGGTLSEFKDNTALAVGLRIGYHF
- a CDS encoding DMT family transporter — encoded protein: MSQSTDIPARAWGELLLLGGIWGASFLSVAVALREVSVLSTVCHRVGWAALVLWLVVWLRGEAVPRGWRVWGILAVMGLLNNVLPFTLLSWGQLSIESGLTSILNAFTAVAGVLVAAMVFADERLTARRLTGVLLGFAGVAITVGPAVLQGLSLRSLAQIAVIGATLCYAFAGAWARARLRGLSPVAASAGMLTCAALILIPLTLVVEGGIDMPTSLQGAAALGYIAVIATAIAYLLYYRVLAMAGSGNLMLVTLLVAPVAILLGAVVLGETLTPRAYAGFALLAAGLVVLDGRIWRRLRGVPA
- a CDS encoding RidA family protein, producing MRQLISNGNPMEEIVGFSRAVRVGPYISVGGTAPVDAEGKTVGPGDVFAQTTRCFEIIKAALEQAGSGLHDIVRTRVILTDIETWREAIEARKAFCLEARPVDTIMAVTRFVNPEWLVEIEVDAVVAEAV
- a CDS encoding DMT family transporter, producing the protein MSQSPAPGEIAPAGVNARPRTPERHAVLPAMLWMLGAIASFAIMAVAGRTASGELDTFEIMTYRSFVGIFIVVAVGLATGRMGQVTTRQLHLHFARNLFHFAGQNLWFFAIAMAPLAQVISIEFTSPIWVILLAALFLGERFTVMKLVTALMGFAGVLIVARPDFANLDPGLTAAAAAAVGFALTAVFTKILTRQASVLCILFYITTMQAVFGLICGFWDGEMAWPSSELLPFVGLIGVAGLTAHSCLTRALSLAPASIVMPMDFLRLPLLAFVGMAFYDESLDLWVVLGAALILAGNFINLRANAR